One genomic region from Magallana gigas chromosome 3, xbMagGiga1.1, whole genome shotgun sequence encodes:
- the LOC105340484 gene encoding uncharacterized protein: MEAVGRPKTGRGLRSRLRRPPSRGGRQIEQLISDEEENGRPASRRGFTPETYEREDYDEFSRQNFVLERQMTPEYGTPLGLMSGHMSPQQHRNSPAFRDSPHSQRGYRPPRDSPLVYSPTHQEPPQHSGRPSSRRRGDMKDNGRRYSSSSPQQEDYHYGSSPAEICYGSSPNYEHDDNRYQDQNTHFNDGQKLDLHHRRKSHEIEDKILNIDESWPSTPREKPPTARPKSSRKRLKSSRKKREEHDLQQSYSAVDTPILRPPSSLSKYKPLPAIGTTSPNTEDSDEISRKTQSMSLGLGERTLTRYSIDIHKNDSASPSENGTSRGSDNPDSVDQMKPDRRESIDKQYSDRKQQNYEHRDCDRQVIDILNKNGHTLHELPPEPDESEQRILLALRLPDGCRHQRFFRLDETMDLVLKFAENVSGMDLSEFRLACNAPRTVFADLTQLIGESGLQDRTVLYLEEMN, translated from the exons ATGGAAGCAGTCGGTCGTCCAAAAACAGGTAGGGGTCTTCGATCCCGCTTAAGACGCCCCCCATCAAGAGGTGGAAGACAAATTGAACAACTGATAAGTGATGAAGAGGAAAATGGAAGACCTGCATCTAGGCGAGGGTTTACACCAGAGACATATGAAAG GGAGGATTACGATGAATTTTCTAGACAAAACTTTGTTCTGGAACGGCAGATGACCCCTGAGTATGGAACACCACTTGGTCTTATGTCAGGTCATATGTCTCCTCAGCAACACAGAAACTCCCCAGCCTTCAGAGACAGTCCACACTCACAAAGGGGCTACAGACCCCCCAGAGACAGTCCCTTAGTTTACAGTCCAACACATCAGGAACCCCCACAACATTCTGGTCGACCTTCATCAAGAAGGAGAGGGGACATGAAAGACAATGGAAGACGCTATAGCTCCTCTTCTCCTCAACAGGAAGATTATCACTATGGCTCCTCTCCTGCTGAAATATGTTATGGCTCTTCACCaaattatgaacatgatgaCAATAGATACCAGGATCAAAATACCCACTTTAATGATGGACAAAAATTGG ATTTACATCATAGGAGAAAATCTCATGAGATTGAAGAtaagatattaaatattgatgaatCCTGGCCTTCAACTCCTCGAGAAAAACCTCCAACAGCTCGACCAAAGTCCAGCAGAAAGCGACTTAAAAGCAGTCGAAAGAAAAGAGAGGAGCATGACCTTCAGCAGTCATATTCAGCTGTTG atACACCAATACTCAGGCCTCCCTCATCTCTCTCGAAATACAAACCTCTCCCTGCTATTGGGACTACATCACCAAACACTGAAGATTCAGATGAAATTTCTAGAAAGACACAGAGTATGTCTCTTGGACTTGGTGAAAGAACTCTTACACGGTATTCTATAGACATTCACAAAAATGACAGTGCAAGCCCCTCTGAAAATGGTACGTCAAGAGGAAGTGATAACCCAGACAGTGTGGATCAGATGAAACCAGACAGAAGGGAAAGCATTGATAAGCAATACTCAGacagaaaacaacaaaattatgaGCACAGGGATTGTGACAGACAGGTAATAGATATTCTTAACAAAAATGGACATACTCTTCATGAGCTACCTCCAGAGCCTGATGAATCTGAACAAAGGATCTTGTTAGCCTTACGACTACCTGATGGCTGCAGACATCAGAGGTTTTTCAGGTTAGATGAAACAATGGATTTGGTGCTAAAATTTGCTGAAAATGTGAGTGGAATGGACTTGTCAGAGTTTAGATTAGCTTGCAATGCCCCAAGGACAGTATTTGCTGATCTGACACAACTTATAGGCGAATCTGGGCTCCAGGATAGGACTGTTCTTTATTTAGAAGAAATGAACTAA
- the LOC105324349 gene encoding uncharacterized protein has translation MMECMENEKDSTSSSTTGVTNVSSTEEFSPTITKQVTKSDKKCTQGKKSHPKHRKRKSILRSSSSAEYSASSATEGEDDNSDKDYSEGRLTNGKMGNVKMGVFPSSQWKYADLKALNIFYNETSLSLKEFMQDVKTVLLKNHPHIPDVEKYAEMFSSLTKDNLSFSFCLDTLENSIYSKFTASCVQTILKEDFARAKETDKNLDLRNSRLERYWLFGVQNFLTETLLLFHTLLFPMKEDESLTRKEEFIKVNTRKRKHREMKHEESREKRQPSEIQHSESVYQHYCEAFGRLFFLEKKAAVKRNTVIGDKIVNTIPDITYPFTPLRIDQDVLDTMQKDSTLLFVVEVKGKSLKNASSNCLEEQLGSYVLGRVGSELFAEAPDSAMFPCSLGMILMETTIVFVFLKMKIESAELPLQDKGIIHYTRPFDILKKEDRGEIFEFMYWLGCIQNRFD, from the exons ATGATGGAATGTATGGAAAATGAAAAGGATTCAACTTCAAGCAGTACAACAGGTGTCACCAACGTGTCATCAACTGAAGAATTCTCTCCTACAATAACAAAGcag gtTACAAAAAGTGATAAAAAATGCACACAAGGCAAAAAAAGCCATCCTAAACATAGAAAAAGGAAGTCAATTTTAAGGTCTTCCTCCTCAGCAGAATATTCGGCATCAAGTGCTACAGAAGGTGAGGATGATAACTCTGACAAAGATTATTCTGAAGGAAGACTTACAAATGGGAAAATGGGAAATGTGAAAATGGGAGTTTTCCCATCTAGTCAATGGAAGTATGCTGATTTAAAGGCCCTCAACATTTTCTACAATGAAACTTCTCTTTCCCTGAAGGAATTCATGCAGGATGTTAAAACTGTCCTTTTAAAGAACCATCCACATATTCCAGATGTCGAAAAATATGCTGAAATGTTTAGCAGTTTAACTAAAGAtaatttgtcattttctttttgcttggATACCTTAGAAAATAGCATATACAGTAAATTTACAGCAAGTTGCGTGCAGACAATATTAAAAGAAGACTTTGCAAGGGCAAAAGAAACAGACAAAAATTTGGATCTTCGTAATTC GAGGTTGGAAAGATATTGGTTATTTGGTGTTCAGAACTTCTTGACAGAGACATTGCTATTATTTCATACACTTTTGTTTCCAATGAAAGAGGATGAATCTCTTACACGAAAAGAAGAGTTCATCAAAGTGAACACGAGAAAAAGGAAGCACAGAGAAATGAAACATGAAGAGAGTAGAGAGAAAAGACAACCGTCTGAAATACAACATTCTGAAAGTGTTTACCAACATTATTGTGAAGCATTTGGAAGGCTTTTCTTTCTGGAAAAAAA agCAGCAGTCAAAAGAAATACTGTTATTGGTGATAAAATAGTGAATACTATTCCAGATATAACATACCCATTTACACCACTCAGAATTGATCAAGATGTTCTGGACACCATGCAGAAGGACAGCACACTGCTGTTTGTGGTTGAG GTGAAGGggaaatcattgaaaaatgcATCATCTAATTGTTTGGAAGAACAACTAGGCTCCTATGTTCTTGGGCGGGTTGGATCCGAGCTCTTTGCAGAAGCACCAGACTCAGCAATGTTCCCATGTTCCCTGGGAATGATATTAATGGAAACTACA atcgtatttgtctttttaaaaatgaaaatagagaGTGCAGAACTTCCACTCCAAGATAAAGGAATTATTCATTATACTAGACCTTTTGACATACTGAAAAAGGAGGATAGGGGAGagatttttgaatttatgtACTGGCTTGGTTGCATTCAAAACCGTTTCGACTAG